From one Hordeum vulgare subsp. vulgare unplaced genomic scaffold, MorexV3_pseudomolecules_assembly, whole genome shotgun sequence genomic stretch:
- the LOC123423788 gene encoding NAD(P)H-quinone oxidoreductase subunit 1, chloroplastic: MIIDRVEVETINSFSKSELLKEVYGLISILPILTLLLGITIEVLVIVWLEREISASIQQRIGPEYAGPLGLLQAIADGTKLLFKEDILPSRGDISLFSIGPSIAVISVLLSFLVIPLGYHFVLADLSIGVFLWIAISSIAPIGLLMAGYSSNNKYSFSGGLRAAAQSISYEIPLTFCVLAISLRVIR; encoded by the coding sequence ATGATAATAGATAGGGTAGAGGTAGAAACTATCAATTCTTTTTCGAAATCGGAATTATTAAAAGAAGTCTATGGACTGATATCGATTCTACCCATTTTGACCCTCCTTTTAGGAATTACAATAGAGGTACTCGTAATTGTGTGGTTAGAAAGAGAAATATCTGCGTCGATACAACAACGTATTGGTCCTGAATATGCTGGCCCCCTGGGCCTGCTTCAAGCTATAGCAGATGGGACTAAACTACTTTTTAAAGAAGATATTCTGCCATCGCGAGGAGATATTTCTTTATTTAGCATTGGACCTTCTATAGCAGTCATATCAGTTTTATTAAGTTTTTTAGTTATCCCTTTGGGATATCATTTTGTTTTAGCCGATCTTAGTATTGGTGTTTTTTTATGGATTGCCATTTCAAGTATAGCTCCTATTGGTCTTCTTATGGCAGGATATAGCTCAAATAATAAATATTCTTTTTCAGGCGGTCTACGAGCTGCTGCTCAATCCATTAGTTATGAAATACCATTAACTTTTTGTGTGCTAGCAATATCTCTACGTGTGATTCGTTAA
- the LOC123423792 gene encoding 30S ribosomal protein S7, chloroplastic produces the protein MSRRGTAEKRTAKSDPIFRNRLVNMVVNRIMKDGKKSLAYQILYRAVKKIQQKTETNPLLVLRQAIRRVTPNIGVKTRRNKKGSTRKVPIEIGSKQGRALAIRWLLEASQKRPGRNMAFKLSSELVDAAKGSGGAIRKKEATHRMAEANRALAHFR, from the coding sequence ATGTCACGTCGAGGTACTGCAGAAAAAAGAACTGCAAAATCCGATCCAATTTTTCGTAATCGATTAGTTAACATGGTGGTTAACCGTATTATGAAagacggaaaaaaatcattggctTATCAAATTCTCTATCGAGCCGTGAAAAAGATTCAACAAAAGACAGAAACAAATCCACTATTGGTTTTACGTCAAGCAATACGTAGAGTAACTCCCAATATAGGAGTAAAAACAAGACGTAATAAAAAAGGATCGACGCGGAAAGTTCCGATTGAAATAGGATCTAAACAAGGAAGAGCACTTGCCATTCGTTGGTTATTAGAAGCATCCCAAAAGCGTCCGGGTCGAAATATGGCTTTCAAATTAAGTTCCGAATTAGTAGATGCTGCCAAAGGGAGTGGGGGTGCCATACGCAAAAAGGAAGCGACTCATAGAATGGCAGAGGCAAATAGAGCTCTTGCACATTTTCGTTAA
- the LOC123423787 gene encoding 50S ribosomal protein L2, chloroplastic → MAEWLKRPTHNWRILNNTAKHLYKTPIPSTRKGTVDRQVKSNPRNNLIHGRHRCGKGRNSRGIITARHRGGGHKRLYRKIDFRRNQKDISGRIVTIEYDPNRNAYICLIHYGDGEKRYILHPRGAIIGDTIVSGTKVPISMGNALPLTDMPLGTAMHNIEITRGRGGQLARAAGAVAKLIAKEGKSATLRLPSGEVRLVSQNCLATVGQVGNVGVNQKSLGRAGSKCWLGKRPVVRGVVMNPVDHPHGGGEGKAPIGRKKPTTPWGYPALGRRTRKRKKYSDSFILRRRK, encoded by the exons ATGGCTGAATGGTTAAAGCGCCCAACTCATAATTG GAGAATACTTAATAATACGGCGAAACATTTATACAAAACACCTATCCCGAGCACACGCAAGGGAACCGTAGACAGGCAAGTGAAATCCAATCCACGAAATAATTTGATCCATGGACGGCACCGTTGTGGTAAAGGTCGTAATTCCAGAGGAATCATTACCGCAAGGCATAGAGGGGGAGGTCATAAGCGCCTATACCGTAAAATAGATTTTCGACGGAATCAAAAAGACATATCTGGTAGAATCGTAACCATAGAATACGACCCTAATCGAAATGCATACATTTGTCTCATACACTATGGGGATGGTGAGAAGAGATATATTTTACATCCCAGAGGGGCTATAATTGGAGATACTATTGTTTCTGGTACAAAAGTTCCTATATCAATGGGAAATGCCCTACCTTTGA CCGATATGCCCTTAGGCACGGCCATGCATAACATAGAAATCACACGTGGAAGGGGTGGGCAATTAGCTAGAGCAGCAGGTGCTGTAGCGAAACTCATTGCAAAAGAGGGTAAATCGGCCACTTTAAGATTACCATCTGGGGAGGTCCGTTTAGTATCCCAAAATTGCTTAGCAACAGTCGGACAAGTGGGTAATGTTGGGGTGAACCAAAAAAGTTTGGGTAGAGCCGGATCTAAGTGTTGGCTAGGTAAACGCCCCGTAGTAAGAGGGGTAGTTATGAACCCTGTGGACCACCCCCATGGGGGCGGTGAAGGGAAAGCTCCCATTGGTAGAAAAAAACCCACAACCCCTTGGGGTTATCctgcgcttggaagaagaactaggaaaaggaaaaaatatagcGATAGTTTTATTCTTCGTCGCCGTAAGTAA
- the LOC123423791 gene encoding 30S ribosomal protein S18, chloroplastic produces MYTSKQPFLKSKQPFSKSKQTFNKSKQPFRKSKQTFRKFKQPFRKSKQPFRRRPRIGPGDRIDYRNMSLINRFISEQGKILSRRINRLTLKQQRLITLAIKQARILSFLPFRNYENEKQFQAQSISIITGSRPRKNRHIPQLTQKYNSNRNLRNYNQNLRNNNRNLSSDC; encoded by the coding sequence ATGTATACATCTAAACAACCTTTTCTTAAATCTAAGCAACCCTTTAGTAAATCCAAGCAAACTTTTAATAAATCCAAGCAACCCTTTCGTAAATCCAAGCAAACTTTTCGTAAATTCAAACAACCTTTTCGTAAATCTAAACAACCTTTTCGTAGGCGTCCCCGGATTGGCCCGGGAGATCGAATTGATTATAGAAACATGAGTTTAATTAATAGATTTATTAGTGAACAAGGAAAAATATTATCGAGACGAATAAATAGATTAACCTTGAAACAACAACGATTAATTACTCTTGCTATAAAACAGGCTCGTATTTTATCTTTTTTACCGTTTCGTAACTATGAGAACGAAAAACAATTTCAAGCCCAGTCAATTTCAATAATTACAGGTTCTAGACCCAGAAAAAATAGACATATTCCTCAATTAACGCAAAAGTACAATTCCAATCGAAACTTAAGAAACTACAACCAaaatttaagaaacaacaaccggAACTTAAGTTCCGATTGTTGA
- the LOC123423785 gene encoding NAD(P)H-quinone oxidoreductase subunit 2 A, chloroplastic-like, whose translation MDSVLYIREEEARNPLFDSDSPTPVVAFLSVTSKVAASASATRILDIPFYFSSNEWHLLLEILAILSMILGNLLAITQTSMKRMLAYSSIGQIGYVIIGIIVGDSNDGYASMITYMLFYISMNLGTFACIVLFGLRTGTDNIRDYAGLYMKDPFLALSLALCLLSLGGLPPLAGFFGKLYLFWCGWQAGLYFLVSIGLLTSVLSIYYYLKIIKLLMTGRNQEITPYVRNYRRSPLRSNNSIELSMTVCVIASTIPGISMNPILAIAQDTLF comes from the exons ATGGATTCGGTCTTATACATACGCGAGGAAG AAGCGAGGAATCCTCTTTTCGACTCTGACTCCCCCACTCCAGTCGTTGCTTTTCTTTCTGTTACTTCGAAagtagctgcttcagcttcagccacgcgaattctcgatattcctttttatttctcatcaaacgaatggcatcttcttctggaaatcctagctattcttagcatgattttgGGGAATCTCCTTGCTATTACTCAAACAAGCATGAAACGTATGCTTGCATATTCGTCCATAGGGCAAATCGGATATGTAATTATTGGAATAATTGTTGGAGACTCAAATGATGGATATGCAAGCATGATAACTTATATGCTGTTCTATATCTCCATGAATCTAGGAACTTTTGCTTGCATTGTATTATTTGGTCTACGTACCGGAACTGATAACATTCGAGATTATGCAGGATTATACATGAAAGATCCTTTTTTGGCTCTCTCTTTAGCCCTATGTCTCTTATCCCTAGGAGGCCTTCCTCCACTAGCAGGTTTCTTCGGAAAACTCTATCTATTCTGGTGTGGATGGCAAGCAGGCCTATATTTCTTGGTTTCAATAGGACTCCTTACGAGCGTTCTTTCTATCTACTATTATCTAAAAATAATCAAGTTATTAATGACTGGACGAAACCAAGAAATAACCCCTTATGTGCGAAATTATAGAAGATCCCCTTTAAGATCAAACAATTCCATCGAATTGAGTATGACTGTATGTGTGATAGCATCTACTATACCAGGAATATCAATGAACCCCATTCTTGCAATTGCTCAGGATACCCTCTTTTAG
- the LOC123423790 gene encoding NAD(P)H-quinone oxidoreductase subunit 2 B, chloroplastic-like, which translates to MIWHVQNENFILDSTRIFMKAFHLLLFNGSFIFPECILIFGLILLLMIDSTSDQKDRPWFYFISSTSLVISITALLFRWREEPIISFSGNFQTNNFNEIFQFLILLCSTLCIPLSVEYIECTEMAITEFLLFVLTATLGGMFLCGANDLITIFVAPECFSLCSYLLSGYTKRDLRSNEATMKYLLMGGASSSILVHGFSWLYGSSGGEIELQEIVNGLINTQMYNSPGISIALISITVGLGFKLSPAPFHQWTPDVYEGVWFVRQIPTSISISEVFGFCKTP; encoded by the coding sequence ATGATCTGGCATGTACAGAATGAAAACTTCATTCTCGATTCTACGAGAATTTTTATGAAAGCGTTTCATTTGCTTCTCTTCAATGGAAGTTTCATTTTCCCAGAATGTATCCTAATTTTTGGCCTAATTCTTCTTCTGATGATCGATTCAACCTCTGATCAAAAAGATAGACCTTGGTTCTATTTCATCTCTTCAACAAGTTTAGTAATAAGCATAACGGCCCTATTGTTCCGATGGAGAGAAGAACCTATAATTAGCTTTTCGGGAAATTTCCAAACGAACAATTTCAACGAAATCTTTCAATTTCTCATTTTATTATGTTCAACTTTATGTATTCCTCTATCCgtagagtacattgaatgtacagaAATGGCTATAACAGAGTTTCTGTTATTCGTATTAACAGCTACTCTAGGGGGAATGTTTTTATGTGGTGCTAACGATTTAATAACTATCTTTGTAGCTCCAGAATGTTTCAGTTTATGTTCCTACCTATTGTCTGGATATACCAAGAGAGATCTACGGTCTAATGAGGCTACTATGAAATATTTACTCATGGGTGGGGCAAGCTCTTCTATTCTGGTTCATGGTTTCTCTTGGCTATATGGTTCATCTGGGGGGGAGATCGAGCTTCAAGAAATTGTGAACGGTCTTATCAATACACAAATGTATAACTCCCCAGGAATTTCAATTGCGCTTATATCCATCACTGTAGGACTTGGGTTCAAGCTTTCCCCAGCCCCTTTTCATCAATGGACTCCTGACGTCTACGAAGGAGTGTGGTTCGTTCGACAAATTCCTACCTCTATATCTATCTCTGAGGTGTTTGGGTTTTGCAAAACTCCATAG